Proteins encoded together in one Triticum dicoccoides isolate Atlit2015 ecotype Zavitan chromosome 7B, WEW_v2.0, whole genome shotgun sequence window:
- the LOC119341327 gene encoding quinone oxidoreductase PIG3-like yields the protein MVVVATASPGGPEALQVCEVEDLPAPGEGEVLVGVAAAGVNRGDTVQWQGRYPPPRPTRGSSAPAPSSLSGPRWAVGTRCARCLPAAGMQRRWWFRQGSCSR from the exons ATGGTGGTGGTGGCGACCGCGAGCCCCGGCGGGCCCGAGGCGCTGCAGGTGTGCGAGGTCGAGGACCTCCCGGCGCCGGGGGAGGGCGAGGTGCTTGTCGGGGTGGCCGCCGCCGGCGTCAATCGCGGCGACACGGTCCAGTGGCAGGGCCGGTACCCGCCGCCTCGCCCGACCCGGGGCTCGAGTGCTCCGGCACCATCGTCGCTCTCGGGGCCGCGCTGGGCCGTCGGTACCAG GTGTGCGCGCTGCTTACCGGCGGCGGGTATGCAGAGAAGGTGGTGGTTCCGGCAGGGCAGCTGCTCCCGGTGA
- the LOC119341326 gene encoding bidirectional sugar transporter SWEET6b-like: MEEFKPDPYLATLMNYLLWFFYGLPIVHPNSTLVLTINGIGLVIEGAYIIIFIIYAAKNTRWKMVGVLAIQAAFMAAVVAGVLVGAHTHEKRSRIVGILCVIFGSIMYASPLTIMGKVIRTKSVEYMPFFLLLVNFLNGLCWTGYALIKFDIYITIPNALGTIFGLIQLILYGYYYRSTPKKGKNVELPTVLTRNAVTSGNVSVTIEK, from the exons ATGGAGGAGTTCAAGCCGGACCCCTACCTGGCGACGCTCATGAACTACCTGCTCTGGTTCTTCTACGGGCTCCCTATCGTCCACCCCAACAGCACCCTCGTCCTCACCATCAACGGCATCGGCCTCGTCATCGAGGGCGcctacatcatcatcttcatcatctacgCGGCCAAGAACACAAGG TGGAAGATGGTCGGCGTGCTCGCCATCCAGGCGGCGTTCATGGCTGCCGTGGTGGCCGGTGTGCTCGTCGGTGCCCACACCCATGAGAAGCGCTCCAGGATCGTAGGCATCCTTTGCGTCATCTTCGGCTCCATCATGTATGCCTCCCCGCTCACCATCATG GGTAAAGTGATCAGGACCAAGAGTGTGGAGTACATGCCATTCTTCCTGTTACTGGTAAACTTTCTCAACGGTCTCTGCTGGACTGGCTATGCGCTAATCAAGTTTGACATCTACATCacg ATCCCCAATGCCCTCGGTACAATCTTCGGCCTCATCCAGCTGATCCTTTACGGGTACTACTACAGATCTACCCCCAAGAAGGGCAAGAATGTCGAGCTGCCCACCGTCCTCACCAGAAACGCCGTTACCAGCGGCAACGTCTCCGTCACCATAGAGAAATAA